From the Nitrospira sp. genome, the window TGCAAGAAGCGGTGGATGCCCTCTTCGACAACGGCCGTCGAGGGCGCGCGATTCGTGGCCCGAATAAACGTCCGCTGAAATCCTTGAGCGACATGCTGAAGGGAAAACAGGGACGGTTCCGGCAGAACCTGCTCGGAAAGCGCGTCGATTATTCAGGCCGTACCGTAATCGTCGTCGGGCCGGAGTTACGCCTCCATCAGTGCGGGTTGCCGAAGAAAATGGCGCTGGAATTGTTCAAGCCGTTCATCTTTCACAAGCTGGAAGCCAGAGGCGCGGCAACCACCATCAAGAGCGCCAAGCGGCTGGTCGAAAAGGAACGGCCGGAGGTTTGGGATGTCCTCGATGAAGTGATCCGAGAACATCCGGTCTTGCTGAATCGAGCCCCGACGCTCCATCGGTTGGGTATTCAAGCGTTTGACCCAGTGTTGGTCGAAGGCAAGGCGATCAGATTGCACCCGCTTGTCTGTGCGGCGTTCAACGCGGACTTCGACGGCGATCAGATGGCGGTGCACGTCCCGCTATCCGTGGAGGCACAGGTGGAAGCGCGGGTTCTCATGATGTCCATCAACAACATTCTCTCGCCGGCCAACGGAAAGCCGATCGCGGTGCCGTCGCAGGATATGGTATTGGGCTGTTATTGGTTGACGAAGGAGCGGATAGGCGCCAAGGGCGAGGGGAAAGTGTTTGGGTCTCCTGAAGAGGTCAGGATCGCCTTCGATGCGAGGGAAGTGGAAGAGCATGCTCGAGTCAAGGTGCGCCTGGCTGGTTCGCTGGTACAGACGACCGTCGGGCGTGTCTTGCTGTCCGAAATTCTTCCTCCGGGCTTGCCGTTCGGGAATGCGAACAAGCTCATGACCAAAAAGGAAATGACGAAACTCATTGATGCCGTGTATCGGCAGACCGGTCATCGAGATACGGTCGAGTTTCTGGATAAGATCAAAGACATTGGCTTCGCCTATGCGACGAGAGCCGGCTTGTCGATCTGCATCGACAATATGCATATCCCGAGTAAGAAGGAAGACTTCATCGGGAAAGCGCAGCGCGAGGTGAACGAGATCGAGAAACAGTATTCAGAGGGCTTGATCACGAACGGCGAACGGTACAACAAGGTGATCGACATTTGGGCGCACGTCACCGAGCAGGTAGCCAACGAGATGATGAAGGAGCTTGGCGCCGGAGGTGATCCGGCGAAGGCCGAATCGTTCAACCCGATCTTCATGATGGCCGATTCCGGTGCCCGCGGCAGTTCGCAACAGATTCGACAGCTGGGCGGCATGCGCGGGCTGATGGCCAAACCGTCCGGTGAGATCATTGAAACCCCGATCACCGCTAATTTCCGTGAAGGGTTGACGGTGTTGCAGTACTTCATCTCCACTCACGGTGCTCGTAAGGGTCTTGCCGATACAGCGCTGAAAACCGCCAATTCAGGGTATCTGACGCGTCGATTGGTCGATATCGCGCAGGACGTCATTATCAACGAGCTCGATTGTGGAACGCGCGACGGTATTATGGTCAGCGCCTTGGTCGAAGGCGGTGAAATCATCCAACCGTTGGAGGAGCGCGTCCTTGGCCGATTAGCGGCAGAGGATATTCGTGACCCCGTCACAGGGGAAATCATCGTGTCTTGGAACGAAGAGATTAACGAAGACCTGACGAAATCGATCGTTGAAGCCGGAGTCGACCGTGTGAAGATTCGGTCCGTGCTGACCTGTCAATCCCCGCGTGGTGTCTGTCGTGCCTGTTACGGTCGCGATCTGGCGCGAGGGCGGTTGGTGGAAAAAGGCGAACCGGTCGGGGTCATTGCCGCGCAATCCATCGGCGAGCCAGGCACACAGTTGACGATGCGGACCTTTCATATCGGCGGCACGGCCAGCAAGGTCGTGGAGCAAACGGTGCTTGAGGCGAAGCATGCAGGCCGAATTAAGTTTATGAGTTTCGATGCCAAAAAGAATGCCGATATCCACAATGCCGGTATTGCGGTGCGCAATAAAGAGGGTGAATGGGTCGTGATGAATCGCAATACGAAGGTTGCGATTGTCGATGACAGTGGACGGGAACGTGAGAAGTACCCCGTGGTGTATGGGGCCAAGATCAAGATTAAAGACGGCGATCCGGTGATCGTCGGCCAGAAATTAGTCGAGTGGGATCCGTACTCGTTGACGATCTTAACGGAGGTCGGTGGGAGGGTGGCGTACGGTGATATCGTCGAAGGCGTCACAATGAAAGACGAATTCGACGAAGTGACTGGCTTGTCGCGCAAGGTCATCATTGAACATACCGGTCAGACGCTTCGCCCCCGTGTATCGATTAAAGATGAAAGCGGCAAGACGGCCAAGGTGCCCGGTGGATCCAATGCTGTGGCCAGGTACCTATTGCCGGTTGGGGCGCATATCTTCGTCGAAAAAGGGGCCATGGTCTATCCTGGTGATGTCTTGGCAAAGATTCCTCGTGAAACGACGAAGACCAAGGACATCACGGGTGGTCTTCCGCGTGTGGTGGAACTTTTCGAGGCAAGAAAGCCGAAAGAACAGGCGGTCATCACCGAGATCGACGGAGAAGTCTCCTACGGCGGTTTCGTGAAAGGCCAACGCAAAGTCCTGGTCGACAATAAGATGGGCGATGTGAAGGAATACTTTATTCCCAAGGGCAAGCACGTCAATGTCCATGAGGGCGACTGGGTGCGGGCAGGGGAGCCGTTGATGGACGGATCAGCGAATCCGCACGACATCCTTGACGTGCTGGGTCCGAACGAATTGCAGAAGTACCTTGTGGACGAAGTTCAGGACGTCTATCGATTGCAAGGAGTTTCGATTAACGACAAGCACATCGAGATCATCGTGCGGCAAATGTTACGCAAGGTACGGGTCGAGGATCCTGGAGATACCCAGTTCTTGCCGGGCAGTCAGGTCAGCAAGAGCGTCTTCGAAAAAGAGAACGAACGGGTGCTCGCCAACGACGGGAAGCCGGCCTTGGGCAAGCCCGTGTTGCTTGGAATTACCAAGGCGGCTCTTACGACAGACAGCTTTATTTCTGCGGCATCGTTCCAGGAAACAACCCGCGTTCTCACTGAGGCAGCGATCAATGGACGTGAAGATAATTTGTTGGGCTTGAAGGAAAACGTCATTGTGGGCCGGTTGATTCCAGCAGGATCAGGGTTTGAGGAATACCGAGATACGTTCGTCATCAGTGAAAAATCGGAGGCAGCAGCTATAGGGGCTACACCTGTTGTGTCAGCTGATGTGGTTGTCCCAGCGGTGTCAGGAGATGCTGCGTGATCTTCGGTAAGCATTCAGAATGCCGCCTACTTGACAGTGGGAGGTCTCGTCATTATAATCCGGCGGCTCAGCAGTTGACGGTTGGTGCTCGTTCGTTTTGAAAGGGTTTGAACTCGATGCCGACAATCAATCAGTTGGTTCGGAAGGGACGAATCTTCGTAAGAGCAAAGACGAAGAGTCCTGCTCTCAAGTCCTGTCCTCAGAAGAGGGGCGTGTGTCTTCGCGTATACACGACGACGCCGAAGAAGCCGAATTCGGCGTTGCGGAAAGTTGCGCGTGTACGTCTCACGAACGGTATGGAAGTGACAACGTATATACCCGGTGTGGGACACAATCTTCAGGAGCATTCGATCGTGCTTGTGCGTGGAGGTCGTGTCAAGGACCTGCCTGGTGTTCGGTACCATTTGGTCCGCGGTGCGTTGGATGCGGTGGGTGTGGCGGATCGGAAGCAGAGTCGTTCGAAGTATGGAGCGAAGCGGCCTAAGTAAATTCTGGGAAGTCTGTAAATCATCACACTGATTGGATAGATCGCTATGCCACGCAGTAGGTTTTTAGGGCAACGAGAAGTGCTTCCCGATGTTCGGTACCGCGATAAGCTGGTCGGGAAGTTTATTAATACTCTGATGAGTAACGGGAAAAAGAGTACGACGGAACGGATATGCTATGGAGCATTTGATTTTATTCAGGAGAAGACCGGCGGCGACCCGCTGAAAGTGTTTAAGGCAGCTGTGGATAATGTGAAGCCGATTGTTGAGGTCAAGTCTCGTCGGGTGGGAGGTGCTTCCTATCAGGTTCCGGTTGAGATCAGGCCGGCACGCCGAGTCTCGTTGGCGCTTCGCTGGTTATCGCAGTTTGCCCGCACGCGCGGTGGGAAAAGTATGCGTGAAAAGCTCGCAGCCGAGTTGTTGGATGCATCGAACAATACGGGGGCTGCGGTCAAGAAGCGGGAAGACGTACATCGGATGGCGGAGGCCAATAAAGCGTTCGCTCATTATCGTTGGTAGCGTCGTTCTGTGCTGCAGTTGAGCCGCGCTGCGATCCGCAGTTCTGGTGCTCCACACGTCGCAGCGGTATGAGGCGGCTTCATCTGCAGCACAACTGTTTTTAGAGGGGTTGAAGTGGCTCGTCAGACATCATTAGAGCGCACAAGAAACATCGGGATCATGGCTCACATTGATGCAGGCAAAACTACGACCACCGAGCGGATTCTCTACTATACGGGCATGACTCATAAGATGGGTGAGGTCCATGAAGGTGCGGCCACGATGGATTGGATGGAGCAGGAGCGAGAGCGAGGCATCACCATTACGGCTGCCGCGACGACCTGCTTTTGGCGCGATCACCGCATCAATATTATCGATACGCCGGGCCATGTGGACTTTACGATCGAGGTGGAACGCTCGCTGAGGGTACTCGATGGAGCGGTGGCGGCATTCGATTCCGTGCAGGGGGTTGAGCCTCAGTCTGAGACGGTTTGGCGTCAGGCGGATAAATACCACGTCCCCCGTATTGCCTTCATGAATAAGATGGACCGGATCGGGGCTGATTTTTATGGTAGCGTTCAATCCATTATCGATCGGCTCGGGGCAAAGCCGGTTCCCATTCAGATTCCCATCGGACGTGAAGCTGAATTTCGAGGATCCATCGATCTGGTTAGGATGAAGGGGTACTTTTACGATGATGAGACCCTGGGTGCGAAGTACAAGGTCGATGAAATTCCCGGCGATCTCCTTGCTCAAGCAAAAGAGTACCGCGAGAAGATGCTCGACGCAGTCGCAGAATTTGATGACCAGGTGATGGAAAAGTATTTGAATGGTCATCCGTTGACGGAAGAGGAAGTGATGCGCGCGATCAGGGCTGGGACTATTTCGATGAAAGTTATCCCCGTGCTTTGCGGGTCAGCCTTCAAAAACAAAGGTGTGCAGCAGCTATTGGATGGTGTCGTCGACTACCTGCCGTCCCCACTCGATATTCCTCCCGTGCTGGGGGTGGATCCACACAGTAACAAGGAAGTGGCAAGGAAGGTGGACGATAGTGAGCCGTTTGCGGCGCTCGCATTTAAGATCATGTCTGACCCATTTGCCGGTCAATTGACCTATTTCCGTGTCTATTCCGGGACCTTGAAAACCGGTACACCGGTCTTGAATGTGACGAAAGGAACAAAGGATCGGATTGGGCGTATCTTGAAAATGCACGCTAACAAGCGAGAAGAAATCGATGAAGTGCACGCAGGGGACATCGTCGCAGCAGTAGGGCTCAAGGGAGCCACGACGGGAGATACCTTGGCGGATGAGAAGCAGCCGGTGTTGCTCGAGGTTATGAAGTTTCCTGAGCCGGTTATTGCGATGGCGATTGAGCCGAAGACTAAGCAGGACCAGGAGAAGATGGGTTTTGCGCTTCAGAAGTTAGCGCAGGAAGACCCTTCATTCCGTGTGCGAACGGACGAAGAAACAGCGCAGACGATCATTGCCGGGATGGGGGAGCTTCATCTCGAAATTATCGTTGATCGGATGTTACGCGAATTCAAAGTTGAAGCGAATGTCGGGAAGCCTGAAGTGGCGTTCAGGGAAACGATCCGACGGAAGGCTGAGGCTGAGTCGAAATATATCAAGCAGACAGGGGGTCGTGGGCAATATGGTCACGTCGTCTTGACGGTCGAACCGTCTGAGGCCGGGAAAGGATTGGAGTTTGTCAACAAGGTCGTAGGCGGGGCAATTCCAAAGGAATATATTCCTGCCATTGAAAAAGGTGTCCGGGAGCGGATGGAAACAGGAGTGGTTGCCGGCTATCCGTTGCGAGATGTAAAAGTGACCGTGATTGACGGGTCCTATCATGACGTCGATTCGAATGAGATGGCGTTTAAGATCGCGGCCTCGATGGGCTTTGCGGATGCTTGCAAAAAAGCCGATCCTGTCTTGCTTGAGCCGATTATGAAGGTCGAAGTTCTGGTTCCTCAGGAATTTATGGGAGATGTCATCGGTAATTTGAATGGGCGAAGGGGGAAGGTGCAGGGGATGAAGGTTCGCGCCGGCGCTCAGGCAATCGACGCCACCGTGCCTCTGATGGAGATGTTTGGCTATGCCACCGACCTTCGATCTCGGACGCAGGGCCGCGCAACCTACAGTATGGAATTCGATCGATACGATCAGGTGCCGAAGAATATTGCGGAAGCCATCATCAAGAAATAGCGGATCGGGAATCAGGGGAGGGAGTGGGTTATGGCGAAGGCGAAATACGAGCGGAAGAAGCCGCACGTGAACATCGGGACGATCGGGCACGTGGACCACGGGAAGACGACGTTGACGGCGGCGTTGACGAAAGTGTGTGCGGACAAAGGGATGGCGAAATTCATCAGTTATGACGAAGTGGCCAAGGCCTCGGAGAGCCAGGGGCGGCGGGACGCGACCAAGATCATGACCATCGCCATCAGCCATGTGGAGTATGAGACGGATCAGCGGCATTATGCCCACGTCGATTGTCCGGGTCACGCCGACTACGTGAAGAACATGATCACCGGGGCGGCGCAGATGGACGGGGCGATACTGGTGGTGAGTGCGGCGGACGGTCCGATGCCGCAGACCCGCGAGCACATCCTCTTGGCTCGGCAGGTGGGGGTGCCCTACATCGTCGTGTTCTTGAACAAGGCGGATAAAGTCGATGACAAAGAGCTCTTGGAGTTGGTGGAATTGGAAGTGCGGGAGCTGCTTACGAAGTACGGGTTCCCCGGGGACAAGACGCCGATCATCCAGGGCAGTGCGCTCAAGGCGATGGAAGGGGATGGCGGCCCGTTGGGAGTGCCCAGCATCGTGAAGCTGTTGGAGGCGGTGGATACGTACATTCCGACGCCGCAGCGGCCGATTGACAAGCCCTTTCTCATGCCGATCGAAGACGTGTTTACCATCAGCGGGCGCGGCACGGTGGTGACGGGGCGGTGTGAGCGGGGCATCGTGAAGGTGGGCGATGAGATCGAGATCGTGGGGCTGCGGCCCACGCAGAGCACGGTGGTGACGGGGGTCGAGATGTTCCGCAAGGTGCTCGATGAGGGGCAGGCGGGGGACAACATCGGTGTGCTGTTGCGAGGCACCAAGAAAGAAGACGTTGAGCGAGGGATGGTGCTGTCGAAGCCGAAGACGATCACGCCGCATACGAAGTTCAAGGCGGAGATCTATGTGTTGACGAAGGAAGAAGGGGGGCGGCATACGCCGTTTTTCAACGGGTATCGGCCGCAGTTTTACTTTCGGACCACCGATGTCACCGGCGTGGTGCAGCTGAATCCGGGGGTGGAGATGGTGATGCCGGGGGATAACGTGAGTGTGACGGCGGAGTTGATCAGCCCGATCGCGATGGATCAGGGGTTACGGTTTGCCGTGCGCGAGGGCGGCAAGACGGTCGGCTCGGGCGTCGTCACGGAAATTCTGGCGTAAGAGAGTTATTGGTCGGTTGGCAGCTTAGGGGTGAATGAAGTGAAAGTCGATCAGCGGATCAGAATCAGATTGAGGGGCTTTGACTATCGAGTGCTGGATCAATCGGTCACGGAAATTGTGGATACTGTTCGGCGCAGCGGAGCCAAGGTAGTGGGTCCGATTCCGCTCCCCACCAGGATTGAAAAAATTACCGTGCAACGGTCGACGCATGCCGATAAGAAATCTCGCGAGCAATTTGAGATGCGTACACACAAACGGTTGCTCGACATTATGGAGCCCACGCCTGAGACCATGGATTCTTTGATGAAGCTGAATCTGGCGGCGGGAGTGGATGTCGAAATAAAGCTATGAGTTCTGAACGCTAAGTGGTGAGTTGCAAATCTCAACGCCCAGCGCTGGATGGATATGACAAACGGACTGATCGGAAAGAAGCTCGGCATGACCCAAGTGTTCGATGAGAGTCGTTTGACGCCGGTGACGGTGATCGCGGCGGGTCCCTGCCGAGTCGTGACGGTGAGGACGAAAGAACGAGATCGATATGAAGCGGTTCAGCTTTCCTTCGGTGAAGTCAAAGAGGGTAGGCTGTCGAAGCCGGAATTCGGGCATCTGAAGAAAAATCAAGCACCAGCCAGTCGTGTGTTACGTGAGTTTCAAAAGGACGGCGAGCCGACGGTCGGACAGGTGGTGACGGTCGGTATGTTCAAGAAGGGCGACTGGGTCGACGTGATCGGGATATCAAAAGGGAAGGGATATCAGGGTGTCGTGAAGCGGCATCACTATGCCGGCGGTCCTGAATCGCATGGGTCCATGTTTCATCGGGCTCCCGGTTCTATCGGAGCAAGTTCGTTTCCTTCTCGCGTGTGGAAGGGAAAGACCCTGCCGGGTCATATGGGGTCTGAGCGGGTCACGGTTCAGAGGCTGAAAGTCATCGAGTCGCGATCCGAGGAAAATCTCCTCTTTGTCCGCGGGGCCGTTCCGGGGGCCACGAACGGCGTCGTTGTCGTGCGAAAGTCGAAGAAGAGTTAGTATGCCTACTATTGATCTGCTTGATTTACAAAAAAAGAAGGTGGGAACAGTCGATCTATCCCCGCAAGTATTCGGCTGCGAGCCTCGTGTTGCATTAGTGCATGAAGCGGTCGTTATGCAACGAGCCTGTGAGCGCAGGGGGACCGCCTCAACGTTGCGACGCGGCGAGGTGAGTGGCTCCGGTAAGAAGCCATGGAAGCAAAAGCACACGGGACGTGCAAGGGCTGGGTCTCTTCGCTCTCCCGTCTGGCGCCATGGAGGGAGTGTTTTTGGACCGAAGCCTCGAAGCTATGCCTATTCCATGCCGAAGAAGAAATATCGCATGGCGCTGCAGAGTGCCTTATCGGCTAAAGTAGCGGAGGGCAAACTGTTTGTCGTGTCGAATCTTTCCCTCCAGCAACCTCGGACGAAATTATTGGCGCAAGCGTTTAGGCAATTCACCGAGGGTGGCCACACCTTGGTGATCGTCGGGAAAGAACAGTCGGATATCTTGAAGGCTGCGGGCAATTTGACTGCCGTGAAAGTGCTCAGTGCAGATCAGTTGAACGTGTACGATGTTGTTCGCGCTGAAGTGATCATGCTCGCCGAGCGAGAGCTTGGTCCTGTGAGCGAGGTGTGGTCATGAGCGTTGATAGCCACAGGGTCTTGATCCGGCCGTTATTGACGGAGAAAATTACGGGCCTTCGTGAAAAAACGAATACGGTTGGTTTCGCGGTTCATCCTGACGCGAATCGCATCCAAATCAGGCAGGCCGTCGAAACATTGTTGAAAGTCAAGGTTGATAAGGTCAACATCATGAATATACGTGGAAAAGTCAAACGACTCGGTCGCTTCTCAGGTAGGCGGTCGGACTGGAAGAAGGCACTGGTGACCCTCAAGGAAGGGGAGAAACTCGAGCTGTACGAAAGCGCCTAGTGGAGCTCGATAGTTTGCTCGTTCAAGAAGTTTGGCAAGAAGTCCGGAAGGTGGGAGCGTTATCATGGGGCTGAAATCGTATCGTCCAACATCTCCAGGTCGCCGGGGTATGACGGTTGTGGTGACCGAGGAGTTGACCGACAAGAGGCCGGAAAAATCCTTGACTGCTTTTCATCTTCGAAGTGGAGGGCGGAACAACGACGGTCGGATGACCGTGCGGTTTCGTGGGGGGGGACACAAGCGGCTCTATCGAACGATCGATTTCTTGCGCGATAAAGTCGGGGTGCCGGCACGAGTGGAAGCGATTGAGTACGATCCGAATCGATCCGCAAGAATCGCCCTCTTGAAGTATCGAGACGGGGAGAAGCGGTATATCCTGGCTCCCGTCGGCCTACGCGTGAACGATGGAATAGAAGCCGGTCCACAGGCGGAGATCCGACCTGGGAATGCATTGCCGTTGGCCAACATGCCTCTTGGTACGACCATCCACAATCTTGAATTGAAGGCTGGAAAGGGAGGCCAGTTGATTCGAAGTGCCGGCGGATTTGCGCAAGTCATGGGGCGGGATGGCGATTATGTGCAGGTGCGTCTGAAATCAGGGGAAATGCGTAGGATTTTGGGAATCTGTATGGCGACCGTCGGACAAGTCGGAAACGTCGATCACGAGAATGTCAGCGTTGGGAAGGCCGGGCGGACTCGTTGGAAAGGGAAAAGACCACACGTGCGAGGGGTCGTCATGAACCCTGTCGATCATCCTCATGGAGGCGGCGAGGGGAAATCCGGACAAGGAAATCCGCATCCTGTCTCCCCATGGGGTCTTCCGACCAAGGGCTATAAGACCAGACAGAACAAGAGAACGGAAAAGTTTATTATCGCTCGGCGTAAGTCAGGAGTGCGAAATGCCTAGATCGGTAAGCAAAGGGGCGTTTGTCGACGGTCATCTCCTCAAAAAAGTCGAGCAAATGAATCAGACGAAGGACCGCAGGTTGATTAAGACATGGTCGCGACGATCGACCGTCGTTCCCGACATGATCGGCCATACGTTTGCGGTTCATAACGGGAAGAAATTCATCCCCGTGTTTGTCACGGAGAACATGGTCGGCCATAAACTGGGTGAGTTTGCGCCGACTCGCTTTTTCAAGGGGCACGGTCAGGCCAAGACCGAAAAGGCCGTTGCTCTGAAGTAGGACGTTAGCACGTTAATCGTGATTCGTTAAACGCGCGAGAGGTTTCGTTGAACGGTTAAGGTTTGACGAATAACGAGGAACATAATGACTGAAGCACGTGCCATTCTGAGATTTGTTCGTGTTGCGCCGCGCAAAGCCAAGCCGGTGATCGATATGATTCGCGGAAGGGAGGTGCCGATGGCTTTGGCTATTCTGAAGCACACCCCTCGCCATGCGGCGCGGGTAGTTGAAAAAATCGTTCGTTCCGCTGTGGCAAATGCTGAGCTGAAGGAGATGGGCGATAGTGAATCCATGGTCATTTCCAAGGCGTTCGTTGATTGCGGTCCGACCTATAAACGTGTGCGTGCGAGGTCGATGGGACGAGCTAATGCAATTCAAAAACGCACGAGTCACATTACGGTCGTCGTGGGGACACCTGAAATTCAGGACAAGCGGAAGTAGCTCACTTCTCTCTATTGAGGCATACAACGCATGGGTCAAAAAACACATCCGATCGGTTATCGACTGGGCTACAACTATACCTGGAGTTCTCGCTGGTATGCCGGAAAGGATTACGCCGCGCTGCTCCATCAGGACGTCAAGATCAGGAAAATGGTCAAGGGTCGGCTGTATCATGCCGGTGTATCGAAAGTCGAAATCGAACGGTCCGGCGATCAAACCAGAGTGATCATCCATACGGCTCGTCCCGGTATCATCATCGGACGCAAGGGAGCTGAGGTCGATAAGTTGAAGACCGACCTTGAAAAACAGTACGGAGGGCAGGTCTACATCACGGTCAAGGAAATCAAGAAGCCTGAGCTCGATGCACAGCTGGTCAGTGAAAATGTCGCGACTCAGCTGGAGAAGCGCGTCGCCTTTCGGAGAGCTATGAAGCGAAGCGTTCAGTCTGCCCTGAGGCTCGGTGCCCAGGGAATCAAGATCATGGTGGCTGGTCGCCTGGGCGGCGCCGAAATCGCCAGGACGGAGTGGTATCGAGAAGGACGTGTGCCGCTGCATACGCTTCGCGCCGAAATAGATTATGGATTTGCCGAAGCCCATACAACCATGGGACAGATCGGAGTGAAGACCTGGATCTACAAAGGAGAGCTTTTGCCTGTTCAGCCGATCAAGGCCGAATCATCTTTAGATCGACGGTTTGGGTGAGGAGATCGAGCCGTGTTAGCGCCTAAGAAAGTCAAATTCAGAAAAATGCAGAAAGGCCGGATGACCGGGAAGGCCTATCGTGGGGGGCAGATTACCCTAGGAGAATTTGGTCTGAGAGCACTGGAACCAGGGTGGGTGACCAGCAGGCAAATTGAGGCCGCGCGTATTGCCATTACTCGG encodes:
- the rplD gene encoding 50S ribosomal protein L4 — encoded protein: MPTIDLLDLQKKKVGTVDLSPQVFGCEPRVALVHEAVVMQRACERRGTASTLRRGEVSGSGKKPWKQKHTGRARAGSLRSPVWRHGGSVFGPKPRSYAYSMPKKKYRMALQSALSAKVAEGKLFVVSNLSLQQPRTKLLAQAFRQFTEGGHTLVIVGKEQSDILKAAGNLTAVKVLSADQLNVYDVVRAEVIMLAERELGPVSEVWS
- the rpsL gene encoding 30S ribosomal protein S12 → MPTINQLVRKGRIFVRAKTKSPALKSCPQKRGVCLRVYTTTPKKPNSALRKVARVRLTNGMEVTTYIPGVGHNLQEHSIVLVRGGRVKDLPGVRYHLVRGALDAVGVADRKQSRSKYGAKRPK
- the rplC gene encoding 50S ribosomal protein L3, which encodes MTNGLIGKKLGMTQVFDESRLTPVTVIAAGPCRVVTVRTKERDRYEAVQLSFGEVKEGRLSKPEFGHLKKNQAPASRVLREFQKDGEPTVGQVVTVGMFKKGDWVDVIGISKGKGYQGVVKRHHYAGGPESHGSMFHRAPGSIGASSFPSRVWKGKTLPGHMGSERVTVQRLKVIESRSEENLLFVRGAVPGATNGVVVVRKSKKS
- the rpsJ gene encoding 30S ribosomal protein S10, which translates into the protein MKVDQRIRIRLRGFDYRVLDQSVTEIVDTVRRSGAKVVGPIPLPTRIEKITVQRSTHADKKSREQFEMRTHKRLLDIMEPTPETMDSLMKLNLAAGVDVEIKL
- the fusA gene encoding elongation factor G, which translates into the protein MARQTSLERTRNIGIMAHIDAGKTTTTERILYYTGMTHKMGEVHEGAATMDWMEQERERGITITAAATTCFWRDHRINIIDTPGHVDFTIEVERSLRVLDGAVAAFDSVQGVEPQSETVWRQADKYHVPRIAFMNKMDRIGADFYGSVQSIIDRLGAKPVPIQIPIGREAEFRGSIDLVRMKGYFYDDETLGAKYKVDEIPGDLLAQAKEYREKMLDAVAEFDDQVMEKYLNGHPLTEEEVMRAIRAGTISMKVIPVLCGSAFKNKGVQQLLDGVVDYLPSPLDIPPVLGVDPHSNKEVARKVDDSEPFAALAFKIMSDPFAGQLTYFRVYSGTLKTGTPVLNVTKGTKDRIGRILKMHANKREEIDEVHAGDIVAAVGLKGATTGDTLADEKQPVLLEVMKFPEPVIAMAIEPKTKQDQEKMGFALQKLAQEDPSFRVRTDEETAQTIIAGMGELHLEIIVDRMLREFKVEANVGKPEVAFRETIRRKAEAESKYIKQTGGRGQYGHVVLTVEPSEAGKGLEFVNKVVGGAIPKEYIPAIEKGVRERMETGVVAGYPLRDVKVTVIDGSYHDVDSNEMAFKIAASMGFADACKKADPVLLEPIMKVEVLVPQEFMGDVIGNLNGRRGKVQGMKVRAGAQAIDATVPLMEMFGYATDLRSRTQGRATYSMEFDRYDQVPKNIAEAIIKK
- the rpoC gene encoding DNA-directed RNA polymerase subunit beta'; the encoded protein is MEGVYTLFEKQRDSVSFDSMRIRIASPEKIRSWSYGEVKKPETINYRSFKPEKDGLFCAKIFGPTKDWECNCGKYKRMKHRGIVCDKCGVEVIQSKVRRERMGHIELAAPVAHIWFLKGVPSRIGTLLDMSLKQLEKILYFESYVCVDPGSTDLTEKELVPEDKLRTLVSEFGSSGFKVGIGAEAIRDLLRKIDINALWDELQVKAKASTSAAMKKKYAKRLKVLEAFRKSGNKPEWMIMDVIPVLPPELRPLVPLDGGRFATSDLNDLYRRVINRNNRLKRLMELKAPGVIIRNEMRMLQEAVDALFDNGRRGRAIRGPNKRPLKSLSDMLKGKQGRFRQNLLGKRVDYSGRTVIVVGPELRLHQCGLPKKMALELFKPFIFHKLEARGAATTIKSAKRLVEKERPEVWDVLDEVIREHPVLLNRAPTLHRLGIQAFDPVLVEGKAIRLHPLVCAAFNADFDGDQMAVHVPLSVEAQVEARVLMMSINNILSPANGKPIAVPSQDMVLGCYWLTKERIGAKGEGKVFGSPEEVRIAFDAREVEEHARVKVRLAGSLVQTTVGRVLLSEILPPGLPFGNANKLMTKKEMTKLIDAVYRQTGHRDTVEFLDKIKDIGFAYATRAGLSICIDNMHIPSKKEDFIGKAQREVNEIEKQYSEGLITNGERYNKVIDIWAHVTEQVANEMMKELGAGGDPAKAESFNPIFMMADSGARGSSQQIRQLGGMRGLMAKPSGEIIETPITANFREGLTVLQYFISTHGARKGLADTALKTANSGYLTRRLVDIAQDVIINELDCGTRDGIMVSALVEGGEIIQPLEERVLGRLAAEDIRDPVTGEIIVSWNEEINEDLTKSIVEAGVDRVKIRSVLTCQSPRGVCRACYGRDLARGRLVEKGEPVGVIAAQSIGEPGTQLTMRTFHIGGTASKVVEQTVLEAKHAGRIKFMSFDAKKNADIHNAGIAVRNKEGEWVVMNRNTKVAIVDDSGREREKYPVVYGAKIKIKDGDPVIVGQKLVEWDPYSLTILTEVGGRVAYGDIVEGVTMKDEFDEVTGLSRKVIIEHTGQTLRPRVSIKDESGKTAKVPGGSNAVARYLLPVGAHIFVEKGAMVYPGDVLAKIPRETTKTKDITGGLPRVVELFEARKPKEQAVITEIDGEVSYGGFVKGQRKVLVDNKMGDVKEYFIPKGKHVNVHEGDWVRAGEPLMDGSANPHDILDVLGPNELQKYLVDEVQDVYRLQGVSINDKHIEIIVRQMLRKVRVEDPGDTQFLPGSQVSKSVFEKENERVLANDGKPALGKPVLLGITKAALTTDSFISAASFQETTRVLTEAAINGREDNLLGLKENVIVGRLIPAGSGFEEYRDTFVISEKSEAAAIGATPVVSADVVVPAVSGDAA
- the rpsG gene encoding 30S ribosomal protein S7 — encoded protein: MPRSRFLGQREVLPDVRYRDKLVGKFINTLMSNGKKSTTERICYGAFDFIQEKTGGDPLKVFKAAVDNVKPIVEVKSRRVGGASYQVPVEIRPARRVSLALRWLSQFARTRGGKSMREKLAAELLDASNNTGAAVKKREDVHRMAEANKAFAHYRW
- the tuf gene encoding elongation factor Tu; translation: MAKAKYERKKPHVNIGTIGHVDHGKTTLTAALTKVCADKGMAKFISYDEVAKASESQGRRDATKIMTIAISHVEYETDQRHYAHVDCPGHADYVKNMITGAAQMDGAILVVSAADGPMPQTREHILLARQVGVPYIVVFLNKADKVDDKELLELVELEVRELLTKYGFPGDKTPIIQGSALKAMEGDGGPLGVPSIVKLLEAVDTYIPTPQRPIDKPFLMPIEDVFTISGRGTVVTGRCERGIVKVGDEIEIVGLRPTQSTVVTGVEMFRKVLDEGQAGDNIGVLLRGTKKEDVERGMVLSKPKTITPHTKFKAEIYVLTKEEGGRHTPFFNGYRPQFYFRTTDVTGVVQLNPGVEMVMPGDNVSVTAELISPIAMDQGLRFAVREGGKTVGSGVVTEILA